The proteins below are encoded in one region of Hordeum vulgare subsp. vulgare chromosome 3H, MorexV3_pseudomolecules_assembly, whole genome shotgun sequence:
- the LOC123445140 gene encoding UDP-glucuronate:xylan alpha-glucuronosyltransferase 1-like, with amino-acid sequence MGSLEARYRPAGAADDTAKRRTQKSKSFKEVEKFDVFVLEKSSGCKFRSLQLLLFAIMSAAFLTLLYTPSVYEHQLQSNSRFVNVGWIWDKTIPDPRYVSSMAVQWDDVYKTIESLNGGEQKLKVGLLNFNSTEFGSWTQLLPESEFSIIRLEHANESITWQTLYPEWIDEEEETEIPSCPSLSEPNFPRGTHFDVIAVKLPCTRVGGWSRDVARLHLQLSAAKLAVSAARGNRGVHVMFVTECFPLPNLFSCKNLKKHEGNAWLYKPDPKALKEKLRLPIGSCELAVPLKAKSRLFSVDRRREAYATILHSASEYVCGAIAAAQSIRQAGSTRDFVILVDDTISDHHRKGLESAGWKVRIIERIRNPKAERDAYNEWNYSKFRLWQLTDYDKIIFIDADLLILRNIDFLFTMPEISATGNNATLFNSGVMVIEPSNCTFQLLMEHINEITSYNGGDQGYLNEIFTWWHRIPKHMNFLKHFWEGDEEEVKAKKTQLFGANPPILYVLHYLGRKPWLCFRDYDCNWNVPILREFASDIAHTRWWKVHDKMPKKLQSYCLLRSRLKAGLEWERRQAEKANFTDGHWKRNITDKRLKICFEKFCFWESMLWHWGEAPNSTKKASTPALPTATLSSS; translated from the exons ATGGGCTCCCTGGAGGCGCGGTACCGGCCGGCCGGAGCAGC TGATGACACAGCTAAAagaaggacccagaaaagtaaaaGTTTCAAAGAGGTTGAAAAGTTTGATGTATTTGTTCTAGAGAAAAGCTCTGGCTGCAAGTTCCGGTCCTTGCAACTTTTGCTCTTCGCTATCATGTCTGCTGCATTTCTGACACTTCTATACACGCCATCTGTGTATGAGCATCAGTTGCAGTCCAATTCTCG GTTTGTTAATGTCGGATGGATATGGGATAAGACTATCCCTGATCCGAGATATGTATCTTCTATGGCCGTCCAGTGGGATGATGTGTATAAAACTATCGAAAGTCTGAATGGTGGTGAGCAGAAGCTCAAAGTCGGACTCTTAAATTTTAACAGCACTGAGTTCGGGTCTTGGACACAATTGCTCCCAGAAAGTGAGTTTTCGATCATAAGGTTGGAGCATGCTAATGAAAGCATTACCTGGCAGACGCTGTATCCTGAATGGATTGATGAGGAGGAAGAAACAGAGATACCATCTTGTCCATCGCTTTCAGAGCCTAATTTCCCAAGAGGCACGCATTTTGATGTTATTGCTGTGAAGCTTCCCTGTACCCGAGTTGGGGGGTGGTCAAGAGATGTTGCACGGTTGCATCTGCAGTTGTCAGCAGCAAAATTGGCCGTGAGTGCCGCTAGAGGCAACCGTGGGGTACATGTGATGTTTGTGACGGAGTGCTTCCCTCTTCCGAATCTCTTCTCTTGCAAGAATCTTAAGAAACATGAAGGCAATGCTTGGCTATACAAGCCTGATCCGAAGGCTTTAAAGGAGAAGCTTAGACTTCCAATTGGATCTTGTGAGCTTGCTGTTCCACTCAAAGCAAAAT CAAGACTTTTCTCGGTAGACCGACGCAGAGAAGCATATGCTACCATACTGCATTCAGCAAGTGAGTATGTCTGTGGTGCAATCGCAGCAGCTCAAAGCATTCGTCAAGCAGGATCAACaagggactttgttattcttgtcgATGACACCATAAGTGACCATCACCGAAAGGGCCTTGAATCTGCGGGTTGGAAGGTCAGAATAATTGAGAGGATCCGGAACCCGAAGGCCGAGCGTGATGCTTACAATGAGTGGAACTACAGCAAGTTCCGGTTGTGGCAGCTCACGGACTATGACAAGATCATATTCATAGATGCTGATCTGCTCATCTTGAGGAACATTGATTTCCTGTTTACAATGCCAGAAATCAGTGCAACCGGCAACAATGCAACACTCTTCAACTCTGGTGTCATGGTCATCGAACCCTCAAACTGCACATTCCAGCTGTTAATGGAGCACATCAATGAGATAACATCTTACAATGGTGGTGATCAGGGCTACTTGAATGAGATATTCACATGGTGGCATCGGATTCCCAAGCACATGAACTTCCTGAAGCATTTCTGGGAGGGTGATGAAGAGGAGGTGAAGGCGAAGAAGACCCAGCTGTTTGGCGCCAACCCACCGATCCTCTACGTCCTCCACTACCTGGGCCGCAAACCATGGCTATGCTTCCGGGACTATGACTGCAACTGGAACGTTCCGATACTGCGGGAGTTTGCCAGCGACATTGCGcacacccggtggtggaaggtgcATGACAAGATGCCCAAGAAGCTCCAGAGCTACTGCCTGCTGAGGTCAAGGCTGAAGGCCGGGCTGGAGTGGGAGCGGAGGCAGGCAGAGAAGGCCAACTTCACCGACGGGCACTGGAAGCGGAACATCACGGACAAGAGGCTCAAGATTTGCTTCGAGAAGTTCTGCTTCTGGGAGAGCATGCTGTGGCACTGGGGTGAGGCCCCCAACTCGACGAAGAAGGCCTCGACGCCGGCACTGCCCACCGCGACCCTCTCAAGCTCATGA